The Pseudomonas sp. MH9.2 genomic interval TTCAGCGGGTATGAGCGGCTTAAGCGGGACATCATCCGTGGAGTCTTCAAGCCTGGAGAGAAGCTCCTTATGAGCGGGCTGAAGGAACGTTATGACCTTGGTGTAGGCCCACTGCGAGAAGCTTTGTCACAACTGGTGGCTGAACACCTAGTGGTGGTAATCAGCCAGAAAGGTTACCGCGTAGCGCCCATGTCGCTGCAGGAAATGCAGGACATCTATGATGCCCGCGCCAACCTGGAAGCCATGATTGTCGGCCTGGCCATCGAACGCGGCGACGACGCCTGGGAGGCTCAGATACTCGCGCAGTCCCATACGCTATCTAAGGTAATGGACGTGAAAACCCGCGAGCAGGTGCTCGACGTCTGGGATGAGCGGCACAAGACTTTCCACAGTGCCATTGCGGCTGGCTGCGGCTCCAAGCATTTACTCCAGGCGCGTACCTACCTGTTTGACCAAGC includes:
- the csiR gene encoding DNA-binding transcriptional regulator CsiR is translated as MDSLTPRQNSVFSGYERLKRDIIRGVFKPGEKLLMSGLKERYDLGVGPLREALSQLVAEHLVVVISQKGYRVAPMSLQEMQDIYDARANLEAMIVGLAIERGDDAWEAQILAQSHTLSKVMDVKTREQVLDVWDERHKTFHSAIAAGCGSKHLLQARTYLFDQAERYRHLWLTQTVFSDEALKLKREEHAALVEAILARDTVRATAMMRNHLMTPVPIIVEVMQRGGLGKAAAAL